The following proteins are co-located in the Hydrogenophaga sp. RAC07 genome:
- a CDS encoding ribonucleotide reductase subunit alpha: protein MNIQTFDDLLSAARSQSLPQRLLFVFAGVELPEDATPAQRLEFERGEGGALVPQMCVDKGLDELHSFDQLVQEAKAFGQPWGMVFAAALAGTPGRQPGSAEAEQPLQDMVEAIRQGQLHAFIPFNPRGEAVALG, encoded by the coding sequence GTGAACATTCAAACCTTCGACGACTTGCTGAGCGCTGCGCGCAGCCAATCCCTGCCGCAGCGCCTGCTGTTCGTGTTCGCCGGTGTCGAGTTGCCCGAGGACGCGACGCCGGCCCAGCGCCTCGAATTCGAGCGCGGCGAGGGCGGCGCGCTGGTGCCGCAGATGTGCGTGGACAAAGGGCTGGACGAGCTCCACTCGTTCGACCAGCTGGTGCAGGAGGCCAAAGCCTTCGGTCAGCCCTGGGGCATGGTGTTCGCCGCCGCACTCGCCGGCACACCCGGGCGTCAGCCCGGGAGCGCCGAAGCCGAACAACCACTGCAGGACATGGTGGAGGCGATCCGCCAGGGCCAGCTGCACGCCTTCATTCCGTTCAACCCGCGAGGTGAGGCTGTGGCCCTGGGCTGA
- a CDS encoding 3-hydroxybenzoate 6-monooxygenase: protein MTATPSRLPVLVAGGGIGGLATALALVRQGFRVKVLEQAAELGEIGAGMQLGPNAFHAFDALGVGEQARKRAVVTDFMVMHDAIDEYQVGKIPTGEAFRQRFGNPYAVIHRADAHMSLLEGVQASGQIEFLTSTRVTRVEQDADGVTVHDQHGNTHRGLALIGADGVKSVVRQQFVGDEARVTGHVVYRAVVDKADFPEDLRWNAASIWVGPNCHLVHYPLRGGEQYNVVVTFHSREQEVWGVTEGSQAEVQGYFQGLCPKARQLIDLPKSWKRWATADREPIGQWSFGRVTLLGDAAHPTTQYMAQGACMAIEDAVTLGEALRVHGNDIEKAFDLYQRSRVARTARIVLSSREMGRIYHAKGVERLVRNDLWRGRSPERFYDAMEWLYGWNVQTCLAPH from the coding sequence ATGACAGCAACACCTTCCAGGCTTCCTGTGCTGGTCGCCGGCGGCGGCATCGGCGGCCTGGCCACCGCCCTCGCCCTGGTGCGCCAGGGCTTTCGTGTGAAGGTGCTGGAGCAGGCGGCCGAACTCGGCGAGATCGGCGCCGGCATGCAGCTCGGCCCCAACGCCTTTCATGCCTTCGATGCGCTGGGCGTGGGCGAGCAGGCGCGCAAACGGGCCGTGGTCACCGACTTCATGGTGATGCACGACGCCATCGATGAATACCAGGTCGGCAAGATCCCCACCGGCGAGGCCTTCCGTCAGCGCTTCGGCAACCCCTACGCGGTCATTCACCGGGCCGATGCACACATGTCCCTGCTCGAAGGCGTGCAGGCCAGCGGGCAGATCGAGTTCCTCACCTCCACCCGCGTGACGCGCGTCGAGCAGGACGCCGACGGCGTGACCGTGCACGACCAGCACGGCAACACCCACCGCGGCCTCGCGCTCATCGGTGCCGACGGCGTGAAGTCGGTCGTGCGCCAGCAGTTCGTGGGCGACGAGGCGCGCGTGACCGGCCACGTGGTCTACCGCGCGGTGGTCGACAAGGCCGACTTTCCCGAAGACCTGCGCTGGAACGCCGCCAGCATCTGGGTCGGGCCCAACTGCCACCTGGTGCACTACCCGCTGCGCGGCGGCGAGCAGTACAACGTGGTCGTGACCTTCCACAGCCGCGAGCAGGAGGTTTGGGGCGTGACCGAAGGCAGCCAGGCCGAAGTGCAGGGTTACTTTCAAGGGCTGTGCCCCAAGGCGCGCCAGCTGATCGACCTGCCCAAGAGCTGGAAGCGCTGGGCCACGGCCGACCGTGAACCGATCGGCCAGTGGAGCTTTGGCCGCGTCACGCTGCTGGGCGATGCGGCCCATCCGACCACGCAGTACATGGCGCAGGGCGCGTGCATGGCGATCGAAGACGCGGTGACGCTGGGCGAAGCCTTGCGCGTGCACGGCAACGACATTGAGAAAGCCTTCGACCTCTACCAGCGATCGCGCGTGGCGCGCACCGCGCGCATCGTGTTGAGCTCGCGCGAGATGGGCCGCATCTACCACGCCAAGGGCGTGGAGCGGCTGGTGCGCAACGACCTGTGGCGTGGTCGCAGCCCCGAACGCTTCTACGATGCCATGGAGTGGCTGTACGGCTGGAACGTCCAGACCTGCCTCGCCCCGCACTGA
- a CDS encoding hemerythrin domain-containing protein produces the protein MASSIPLSSVTLPGHRAPAAGFEAPFEMLGVCHERVERMLALLARLQHHVLVRGWDESVADAARDVMRYFDEAAPLHHEDEERHVFPPLLAGSDAVLRQVVQRLQQDHRDMEAAWVAARAALASVTQAPPAGWAHFSAPEEAALTGFTRLYDRHLLDEDGLVYPAAKAGLSPEALEAMSADMMRRRGLDPG, from the coding sequence ATGGCCAGCTCGATCCCGCTGTCGTCCGTCACCCTGCCGGGGCACCGCGCGCCCGCGGCCGGGTTCGAGGCACCGTTCGAGATGCTGGGCGTCTGCCACGAACGCGTTGAACGCATGTTGGCCCTGCTGGCGAGGCTGCAGCACCACGTGCTGGTGCGCGGCTGGGACGAGAGTGTGGCCGACGCCGCGCGCGACGTGATGCGCTATTTCGACGAGGCCGCGCCGCTGCACCACGAAGACGAGGAACGGCATGTGTTCCCGCCCCTGCTGGCGGGCAGTGATGCCGTGCTGCGGCAGGTGGTGCAGCGCCTGCAGCAGGACCACCGCGACATGGAAGCGGCCTGGGTGGCGGCGCGGGCCGCTCTCGCCTCGGTGACGCAGGCGCCACCGGCTGGCTGGGCCCACTTCAGCGCACCGGAAGAGGCCGCACTGACCGGCTTCACGCGCCTGTACGACCGCCACTTGCTCGACGAAGACGGCCTGGTCTACCCGGCTGCGAAGGCTGGCCTGTCGCCGGAGGCGCTGGAGGCCATGAGCGCCGACATGATGCGCCGCCGGGGCCTGGACCCGGGTTGA
- a CDS encoding nitroreductase family protein, translating to MPQLVGEAETVERECARAAADLIHARQTVLPKRLLAPGPDANQLQALLGAAAAAPDHGQLLPWRFVIVPRSERASLAEVFAQALRERDASATPEQLDQAREKAHRAPLLLLVVVDGVRGDAAVDLAERILSAGCAVQNMLLMATAMGYGSALTSGKALGSQALRQRFHLHSGEQALCFLSVGTVAARRPARTRPTVADYCSTLGPAPIPTQ from the coding sequence ATGCCGCAGCTGGTTGGCGAGGCCGAGACGGTGGAACGCGAGTGCGCCCGCGCCGCGGCCGACCTGATCCACGCGCGCCAGACCGTGCTGCCCAAACGCCTGCTGGCCCCCGGCCCCGACGCGAACCAGTTGCAGGCGCTTCTGGGTGCGGCTGCCGCCGCGCCCGATCATGGCCAGCTGCTGCCCTGGCGTTTTGTGATCGTGCCGCGCAGCGAGCGCGCGTCGCTGGCCGAGGTGTTCGCGCAGGCGCTGCGCGAGCGCGACGCCAGCGCCACGCCCGAACAACTGGACCAGGCGCGCGAGAAGGCGCACCGCGCGCCCCTGCTGCTGCTGGTCGTGGTGGATGGCGTTCGTGGTGATGCGGCGGTGGACCTGGCCGAGCGCATCCTCTCGGCCGGCTGCGCGGTGCAGAACATGCTGCTCATGGCCACCGCCATGGGTTATGGCTCCGCGCTCACGAGTGGCAAGGCGCTGGGCTCGCAGGCCCTGCGCCAGCGCTTTCACCTGCACTCGGGCGAACAGGCCCTGTGCTTCCTGAGCGTGGGCACGGTGGCGGCGCGCCGGCCCGCGCGCACGCGTCCCACCGTGGCCGACTACTGCAGCACGCTCGGCCCCGCGCCGATCCCCACCCAATGA
- the arfB gene encoding alternative ribosome rescue aminoacyl-tRNA hydrolase ArfB, whose translation MSPSVHPNEVEFTAIRAQGAGGQNVNKVSNAVHLRFAVHASSLPEAIKERLLALSDHRITTEGVVVIKAQTSRSLEQNKAEALERLQALVDSVATLPKARKATKPTFGSKQRRLEGKATRSTVKQLRGRVRGLD comes from the coding sequence ATGTCCCCGAGCGTGCATCCCAACGAGGTGGAGTTCACCGCCATCCGCGCGCAGGGCGCGGGCGGGCAGAACGTGAACAAGGTGTCCAACGCGGTGCACCTGCGTTTTGCCGTGCACGCCTCATCGCTGCCCGAGGCGATCAAGGAACGCCTGCTCGCGCTGAGCGACCACCGCATCACCACCGAGGGCGTGGTCGTCATCAAGGCGCAGACCAGCCGCAGCCTGGAGCAGAACAAGGCCGAAGCACTCGAGCGCCTGCAAGCACTGGTGGACAGCGTGGCCACCTTGCCCAAGGCGCGCAAGGCCACCAAGCCCACCTTCGGTTCGAAGCAGCGCCGGTTGGAGGGCAAGGCCACGCGCTCCACCGTCAAGCAGTTGCGCGGTCGCGTGCGCGGACTCGACTGA
- a CDS encoding hemerythrin domain-containing protein has product MQSHAIEIAHVTAAARTGLGRFNLYAGIHKALRALMTDTLLTVGRADPGDAADVNHAVTRVVELMNLCTSHVNHENNFVHPALEARCPGVCGPIAQEHDGHLHHIAHLRDAAVSLLKTEAGEREPALQALYLALALFVADNFQHMHAEETVHNSALWAAYSDAELVGIHDALLATIEPAEMMLVMRWMLPQLNAPERLEVMQGMRAGAPAPVFEGMLTGTQGLLNQRDWAKLARGLGLPPVPGLVTA; this is encoded by the coding sequence ATGCAATCCCACGCCATCGAAATCGCCCACGTGACCGCCGCCGCCCGCACCGGCCTCGGCCGCTTCAACCTGTACGCCGGCATCCACAAGGCGCTGCGCGCCCTGATGACCGACACCTTGCTCACCGTCGGCCGCGCCGACCCCGGCGACGCCGCCGATGTGAACCACGCCGTCACCCGCGTCGTTGAACTCATGAACCTGTGCACCAGCCACGTCAACCACGAGAACAACTTCGTGCACCCTGCGCTCGAAGCGCGTTGCCCCGGCGTCTGTGGGCCGATCGCGCAAGAACACGACGGCCACCTGCACCACATCGCCCACCTGCGCGACGCCGCTGTGTCCCTGTTGAAGACCGAAGCCGGCGAGCGCGAACCCGCGCTGCAGGCCCTCTACCTGGCGTTGGCGCTGTTCGTGGCCGACAACTTCCAGCACATGCACGCCGAGGAGACCGTGCACAACAGCGCGCTCTGGGCCGCCTACAGCGATGCGGAGTTGGTCGGCATCCACGACGCCCTGCTGGCCACCATTGAGCCAGCCGAGATGATGCTGGTGATGCGCTGGATGCTGCCGCAGCTGAACGCCCCCGAGCGCCTGGAGGTGATGCAGGGCATGCGCGCGGGTGCACCGGCACCGGTGTTTGAAGGCATGCTGACCGGGACGCAGGGTTTGCTCAACCAGCGCGACTGGGCCAAGCTCGCGCGCGGCCTCGGTCTGCCGCCCGTGCCCGGTCTGGTCACGGCCTGA
- a CDS encoding fumarylacetoacetate hydrolase family protein translates to MTTYLFPPPPVAAVPVRGHTGLFPVNRLFFVGRNYHAHAVEMGKPVDKSVERPFYFTKAPQTLAISGATTPYPSETANYHFEMELVLAIGKPGFRVRADDAHEIIYGYAAGLDMTRRDLQLVARDKGRPWDLGKDVEHSSVCSEIVPMPGVVIERGGIELSVNGAVKQKSDVDKLIWNIREIIADLSLFYHLQPGDLIYTGTPEGVGAVLPGDQISGSVEGVGRVALTVGPKA, encoded by the coding sequence ATGACCACCTACCTCTTCCCACCGCCTCCCGTTGCCGCCGTGCCCGTGCGTGGCCACACCGGGCTGTTCCCCGTCAACCGCCTGTTCTTCGTCGGCCGCAACTACCACGCGCACGCGGTGGAAATGGGCAAGCCAGTGGACAAGTCGGTCGAGCGGCCGTTCTACTTCACCAAGGCGCCGCAGACGCTGGCGATCTCGGGCGCCACCACGCCCTACCCGAGCGAGACCGCCAACTACCACTTCGAGATGGAACTGGTGCTGGCGATCGGCAAGCCCGGCTTTCGCGTGAGGGCCGACGACGCCCACGAGATCATTTACGGCTACGCCGCCGGCCTGGACATGACGCGGCGCGACCTGCAACTGGTGGCGCGCGACAAGGGCCGCCCCTGGGACCTGGGCAAGGACGTGGAGCACTCGTCGGTGTGCAGCGAGATCGTGCCCATGCCCGGTGTGGTGATCGAGCGTGGTGGCATCGAGCTCTCGGTCAACGGTGCGGTGAAGCAGAAGTCCGACGTGGACAAGCTGATCTGGAACATCCGCGAAATCATTGCCGACCTCTCGCTCTTCTACCACCTGCAACCCGGCGACCTGATCTACACCGGCACGCCCGAAGGCGTGGGCGCCGTGTTGCCGGGCGACCAGATCTCCGGCTCGGTGGAGGGTGTGGGCCGTGTCGCGCTGACGGTCGGCCCGAAGGCCTGA
- a CDS encoding MarR family winged helix-turn-helix transcriptional regulator, translated as MKRSPPAVDIDHQPGHYIRRLHQISVGIFLQELGDIGITPVQYAALQTVANHPGIDQRTLARTIALDASTTGGVVDRLEARGWLERKTAPEDRRARQLALTDAGVQLLAEAVPAMLGAQDLILGPLSERQRAEFMKLLRLLVDTNNEHSRAPSEAMK; from the coding sequence ATGAAACGCAGCCCACCCGCCGTCGACATCGACCACCAGCCTGGCCACTACATCCGCCGGTTGCACCAGATTTCGGTGGGCATCTTCCTGCAGGAGCTGGGTGACATCGGCATCACACCGGTGCAATACGCCGCCCTGCAGACCGTGGCCAACCACCCCGGCATCGACCAGCGCACGCTGGCGCGCACCATCGCGCTCGACGCCTCCACCACCGGTGGCGTGGTCGACCGATTGGAAGCCCGCGGCTGGCTGGAACGCAAGACCGCACCCGAAGACCGCCGTGCTCGCCAGCTCGCGCTCACCGACGCCGGCGTGCAACTGCTGGCCGAAGCCGTGCCGGCCATGCTGGGCGCACAAGACCTGATCCTCGGGCCCTTGAGCGAACGCCAGCGCGCCGAGTTCATGAAGCTGCTGCGCCTGCTGGTGGACACCAACAACGAGCACAGCCGCGCGCCCAGCGAAGCGATGAAATAG
- a CDS encoding GAF domain-containing protein, which translates to MTAALPLPAVDLGEVRPCLEGAIPAIMATCAADGTPNVAYISQVHYVDEGHVALSFQFFNKTRQNLLANPRSTLLVLNPLNAVFYRLHLRYLRTEETGPVFESMKAQLAGIASHTGMADVFRLRGSDIHAVIEVERLPQEPLAEALPPPPPRPNHLAVMRRGSARLSAARSLGAALDATLDTLTQDLAVRHAMVLILDTTTQRLYTVASRGYETSGVGSEIALGDGVIGVAARECTPVRIMHMTSAYLYSRAMRNSLGDACPQNTDIPYPGLPEPHSQLAVPLQSAGRVVGVLFVESPLDMQFSFEDEDLLVALGGQLGAAIDLMQEAETPCTEDETQAASTNTPPATALGPALHVRHYRSNDSVFINNAYLIKGVAGAILWKLLRDGQQGRSEFTNRELRLDSSLRLPDVADNLEARLLLLHRRLAEQCPQLRIQKTGRGCFRFEANGPVELEDVAA; encoded by the coding sequence ATGACGGCCGCGCTGCCCCTGCCCGCCGTGGACCTGGGCGAAGTGCGGCCCTGCCTGGAAGGCGCCATCCCCGCCATCATGGCCACCTGCGCGGCCGACGGCACGCCCAACGTGGCCTACATCTCTCAGGTCCATTACGTGGACGAGGGCCATGTCGCGCTGTCGTTCCAGTTCTTCAACAAGACGCGCCAGAACCTGCTGGCCAACCCGCGCTCCACGCTGCTGGTGCTCAATCCTTTGAACGCGGTGTTCTACCGGCTGCACTTGCGTTACCTGCGCACCGAAGAGACTGGCCCGGTGTTCGAGAGCATGAAAGCGCAACTGGCGGGCATTGCCTCGCACACCGGCATGGCCGATGTGTTCCGCTTGCGGGGGTCCGACATCCACGCGGTGATCGAGGTCGAGCGCCTGCCGCAGGAACCCCTGGCCGAAGCCTTGCCACCGCCACCGCCGAGGCCCAACCATCTCGCGGTGATGCGCCGCGGCAGTGCGCGCCTCTCGGCCGCGCGCAGCCTGGGCGCCGCGCTCGACGCGACGCTGGACACACTGACGCAGGACCTTGCGGTGCGCCACGCCATGGTGCTCATCCTGGACACCACCACGCAGCGCCTCTACACCGTGGCCAGCCGCGGTTATGAAACCTCCGGCGTGGGTTCGGAAATCGCGTTGGGCGACGGCGTGATCGGCGTGGCCGCGCGCGAATGCACGCCGGTGCGCATCATGCACATGACCAGCGCCTACCTCTACAGCCGTGCCATGCGCAACAGCCTGGGCGACGCGTGCCCGCAGAACACCGACATTCCCTATCCCGGCCTGCCCGAGCCGCACAGCCAGCTGGCCGTGCCGCTGCAGTCCGCCGGGCGCGTGGTCGGTGTGCTGTTCGTCGAGAGCCCGCTGGACATGCAGTTCAGCTTCGAGGACGAAGACCTGCTGGTGGCGCTCGGCGGCCAGCTGGGTGCTGCGATCGACCTGATGCAGGAAGCCGAGACACCGTGCACCGAGGACGAAACGCAGGCCGCCTCGACGAACACGCCACCAGCGACGGCGTTGGGCCCGGCGCTGCATGTGCGCCACTACCGCAGCAACGACAGCGTGTTCATCAACAACGCCTACCTGATCAAGGGCGTGGCCGGCGCCATCCTGTGGAAGCTGCTGCGCGACGGTCAGCAAGGCCGCAGCGAGTTCACCAACCGCGAGCTGCGGCTGGACAGCTCCCTGCGCCTGCCCGATGTGGCCGACAACCTCGAAGCCCGGTTGCTGCTGCTGCACCGCCGCCTGGCGGAGCAGTGCCCGCAATTGCGCATCCAGAAGACCGGGCGCGGCTGCTTCCGTTTCGAGGCGAACGGCCCGGTCGAGCTGGAAGACGTGGCGGCCTGA
- a CDS encoding cupin domain-containing protein produces the protein MNDLGRLEDLPADYVAELRALNLVPLWPSLRGVLPPTIPTRQTQATHWPYKTIKPLLLKAGELTPIEKAERRVLVLANPGHTLEKMQASAAMYLGMQLLMPGEWAPSHRHTPNAVRMVVEGEGAWTTVDGERCPMSRGDLILTPTGLWHEHGHDGTEPVIWLDVLDLPLAYYLEVSYHLNGARQDTKPGQGDRAYARAGVVPTPVFGRSGKRYPMLRYPWADAKAALVSLAADRPDVDAVQVTYVNPETGEDVENILGFHALMLRPGQTLKLPARSPAVVYHVIEGAARVATEAKGFDLVEADTCCIPGYTATTLTNASASAPAFLFIADESPLHRKLGVYEVRPDNQPSMP, from the coding sequence ATGAACGACCTCGGACGACTCGAAGACCTGCCCGCCGACTACGTGGCCGAGCTGCGCGCGCTCAACCTGGTGCCGCTGTGGCCCAGCCTGCGCGGCGTGCTGCCGCCGACCATTCCCACGCGGCAGACGCAGGCCACGCACTGGCCCTACAAAACCATCAAGCCGCTGCTGCTCAAGGCCGGCGAGCTCACTCCGATCGAAAAGGCCGAGCGCCGCGTGCTGGTGCTGGCCAACCCGGGCCACACGCTGGAGAAGATGCAGGCCAGCGCCGCCATGTACCTCGGCATGCAGTTGCTGATGCCCGGCGAGTGGGCGCCCAGCCACCGCCACACGCCCAACGCGGTGCGCATGGTGGTCGAGGGCGAAGGCGCCTGGACCACGGTGGACGGTGAACGCTGCCCCATGAGCCGCGGCGACCTGATCCTCACGCCCACCGGCCTGTGGCACGAACACGGCCACGACGGCACCGAGCCGGTGATCTGGCTCGACGTGCTCGACCTGCCGCTGGCCTATTACCTGGAGGTGAGCTACCACCTCAACGGCGCGCGTCAGGACACCAAACCCGGCCAGGGCGACCGCGCCTACGCCCGCGCCGGCGTGGTGCCCACGCCCGTGTTCGGCCGCAGCGGCAAGCGTTACCCCATGCTGCGTTACCCCTGGGCCGACGCCAAGGCCGCACTCGTTTCGCTCGCGGCCGACCGGCCCGACGTGGACGCGGTGCAGGTGACCTATGTGAATCCCGAAACCGGCGAAGACGTGGAGAACATCCTCGGCTTCCACGCGCTGATGCTGCGCCCAGGCCAGACGTTGAAGCTGCCTGCACGCTCGCCGGCCGTGGTCTACCACGTGATCGAAGGCGCGGCGCGCGTGGCCACCGAGGCGAAAGGTTTCGACCTCGTGGAAGCCGACACCTGCTGCATCCCCGGCTACACCGCCACCACCCTCACCAACGCCTCGGCCAGCGCGCCGGCGTTTCTGTTCATCGCCGACGAGTCGCCGCTGCACCGCAAGCTCGGCGTGTACGAAGTGCGCCCCGACAACCAACCCTCCATGCCCTGA